Genomic DNA from Plasmodium reichenowi strain SY57 chromosome Unknown, whole genome shotgun sequence:
atatatatatttatatatatattatatatatatatgtatttacttttaatattcatattatttcGTTTTAAAGTACCACATTACAAAGACACATATGTCTACAAGGTAAAATTGCTGTATCCCTTTCATCCGTCAGGCATATTACACATTCccttaaaaataaaacgtaaataaatataaacataaatataaataagcatataatatatatagtatatataatgtacATTCATACgtataaatgaataaataaataaaaatatacatatatatatatatatatatatatatatatatatatatatatgatgtaCACACCTGCCAGACAAATAATTATCTACAGGATCCGTTTTTGTTTCTGGAGATTTTTCTATTCCAAAAATTTCTTGAACCTCAAATGATCTGTTACCAAATTGAATTTTCTGTCtataaagaattattttatatttatcttgATTGTTTTTATTCTCGTTCATCTGATTTTCTTGTAAGTAGGCATAGTTGTATTGAGCCTGAAGTATGGGCGTACCAATCGCTTTAAGGACTATTAAAATAGGAATGATATATTCATAACTAGgtttacattttatatcatttatattcatcttATTCAAATTTATTCCTTCATTTAATTCACTCATATAAACTTGGTTTAAATTCTTGGGAAATATTTTAGTAATCGTTTGATACTTTGTAGGACAATATCTagaaagaaaagaaaattaacaaaacgaacataaaataattatttaaaaaaaaaaaaataaaaaaattgataaataaacataaaatttctacataataaatctaatatatatatatattaatatatatacattataatacattttcttttattttaaaaagattACATGGTTTCTTTTGCTTCTGTTAACTGCTCTTTacaacaaaaataaatagataCCTCTACATCATGTAAGGCATCAAAAAtgaaatttattaaataattattatttcccacatttataatttttaatgtCTTTCTACGTAAGTTAAGTGAATTTCTTACAACGGATGTTCtttgaatatttatatttggTCCTTGCGATATTAGTTCACACAAGTTGGTGTTATTTGTTCTCTATCATTAAGTCAAAATagaagagaaaaaaaatgaaatgaaataataattatactTACACAcaaatgtacatatatatatatatacatatttatatttatatatattttgctttttataaagtgattacatttattatgGGATTATCAAATGATATTGTTCGTGGCTGTTTGgcaacaaaaaaaaaaaaaaaaaaaagtttttaattaaatatgtgttatatgtaatataatgagaagatatatatatatatatatatatggagcaaaatattatcattctttttttctttttaaaaaccTTACAccatcattataataatcatcTCGATTGTTAGATAACGATGAACCCATTATTCCCATTATACAAcaagaaaattataaaatgtaacatatatattttaaagcattataaataaataaataaatatatatatatatatatatatatatatataattaatatatatgtgttgttactattaataatatacatatatatatatatat
This window encodes:
- a CDS encoding RING zinc finger protein, putative codes for the protein MGIMGSSLSNNRDDYYNDGPRTISFDNPIINRTNNTNLCELISQGPNINIQRTSVVRNSLNLRRKTLKIINVGNNNYLINFIFDALHDVEVSIYFCCKEQLTEAKETIYCPTKYQTITKIFPKNLNQVYMSELNEGINLNKMNINDIKCKPSYEYIIPILIVLKAIGTPILQAQYNYAYLQENQMNENKNNQDKYKIILYRQKIQFGNRSFEVQEIFGIEKSPETKTDPVDNYLSGRECVICLTDERDTAILPCRHMCLCNVCANVVRMQNTKCPICRQ